A genomic segment from Desulfonatronum lacustre DSM 10312 encodes:
- a CDS encoding PDDEXK nuclease domain-containing protein encodes MSELNKNNPSPGYTHLLAEVKERIRSAQYAALKAVNTELIGLYWDIGRMIVERQDVEGWGKAVVEQLAADLRTEFPGVGGFSASNLWRMKAFFEAYAGLEKLAPLVREIGWSHNLAILERCKDPLEREFYIRMTRKFGWSKNVLIHQIDNQSYEKSLLGQTSFDQALTPELRAQAKLAVKDEYTFDFLELGEKHSERELERALIARIEDFLRAMGGMFAFMGSQYRLEVDGEEFFLDLLLFHRRLRCLVAIELKIGKFRPEFVGKMQFYLTALDRQVRQEDENPSIGIILCKEKSRTIVEYALHDARKPIGVATYEITKTLPKELRGQLPQPEEIAALLEGIEE; translated from the coding sequence ATGAGCGAACTGAACAAAAACAATCCAAGCCCGGGCTACACGCACCTCCTCGCCGAGGTGAAAGAGCGCATCCGGTCGGCGCAGTACGCCGCGCTGAAAGCTGTCAATACCGAGCTGATCGGGCTGTACTGGGATATCGGACGGATGATCGTGGAGCGGCAGGATGTTGAAGGCTGGGGCAAGGCGGTGGTGGAACAGCTCGCCGCCGATCTGCGGACGGAGTTTCCCGGTGTGGGCGGCTTTTCGGCCTCCAACCTCTGGCGAATGAAGGCTTTTTTCGAGGCGTACGCTGGTCTGGAAAAACTCGCACCACTGGTGCGAGAAATCGGCTGGAGCCACAACTTGGCCATCCTGGAGCGCTGCAAGGACCCTCTTGAACGAGAATTCTATATCCGCATGACCCGAAAGTTCGGCTGGTCCAAGAACGTCCTCATTCACCAGATCGACAACCAAAGCTACGAAAAATCTCTGCTCGGGCAGACCAGTTTCGACCAGGCGCTGACGCCGGAGTTGCGGGCTCAGGCCAAATTGGCGGTGAAGGACGAATACACCTTCGATTTTCTGGAGCTGGGCGAGAAGCACAGCGAGCGGGAGCTGGAACGGGCGCTGATCGCCAGGATCGAAGACTTCCTGCGGGCCATGGGCGGCATGTTCGCTTTCATGGGCAGCCAGTACCGGTTGGAGGTCGATGGCGAAGAGTTCTTCCTCGACCTGCTGCTGTTCCACCGCCGGTTGCGTTGTCTGGTGGCCATTGAGCTGAAAATCGGCAAATTCAGGCCGGAGTTCGTCGGAAAGATGCAGTTTTACCTGACCGCGCTGGATCGGCAGGTACGCCAAGAGGACGAGAATCCCTCTATTGGCATCATTCTCTGCAAGGAAAAGAGCCGCACCATAGTTGAATATGCCCTGCACGACGCCCGCAAACCCATCGGCGTGGCAACCTATGAAATCACCAAGACGCTGCCCAAGGAATTGAGGGGACAACTGCCCCAGCCGGAAGAGATCGCTGCCTTGCTTGAGGGGATTGAAGAATGA
- a CDS encoding TnsD family Tn7-like transposition protein: protein MAAFHGLEVLNFPLPYPDELIYSTIARAGIRQGITSPKELLDEIFQSRGIIATIDLPNHLSAVSRLLPTKYSAEGIIYNHTLFPIYAPFVPEERRKRCLEWMRGKSQGAVHLALGVTASRIKVPRYICYCPLCLLAQKNEHGEYYWIRDWQVPGIESCSKHGYLINTQLSRSNAERHRFIAAAPEYCPQVPQIPCASITTRISTQVRQLLERPARPSSSHEQWTAYYQDLAFQHGLNRGTGHINHHAVKEKVLRFWPTEWLARYNLTPAESDDDEEDWVRSIFRKHRKCFSYLQHIVVNQAIIGESWRIDSVLDQVQQYPANKRKPPVEINKISNFDLSPDQESWQRLLSCHPPTRARKIAPALYARLYRKHSNWLLDFNASHAYDRSNLTSKCKVNWSERDQVFLQALHQVDVLLKDNTDGPRRSKAYFQKMVGFSTTYEKNLNRMPLSKAFLDAQAESVEDYQIRRLRNALEELRQSYDSPSRWRLLRISKLSEERMKRATLKYINSLVQ from the coding sequence TTGGCTGCGTTCCATGGCTTAGAAGTGTTGAATTTCCCCTTACCATATCCAGATGAGCTAATTTACAGCACCATTGCCAGAGCTGGTATTCGACAAGGTATAACAAGTCCAAAAGAGCTGCTGGATGAAATATTTCAGTCGCGTGGAATCATTGCCACAATTGATTTACCCAATCATCTTTCAGCAGTATCTCGATTACTACCAACAAAATACAGTGCCGAAGGAATAATATACAACCACACCCTTTTTCCTATTTACGCACCTTTTGTACCTGAAGAACGCCGTAAGCGATGCCTGGAGTGGATGCGTGGAAAATCTCAAGGGGCAGTACATTTGGCATTAGGAGTTACGGCGTCCCGAATTAAAGTTCCTCGATATATTTGCTATTGTCCACTCTGCCTTTTGGCACAAAAGAATGAACATGGTGAATATTATTGGATACGAGATTGGCAAGTTCCTGGGATAGAATCATGTTCAAAACACGGATATTTGATCAACACGCAATTATCCCGATCAAATGCCGAACGTCATAGGTTCATTGCTGCAGCACCAGAATATTGTCCTCAAGTTCCGCAAATTCCTTGCGCATCCATAACGACACGGATATCAACCCAAGTACGGCAATTACTTGAACGTCCCGCTCGACCATCCTCATCTCATGAGCAATGGACGGCTTATTATCAGGACTTGGCTTTTCAACATGGGCTTAATCGTGGGACCGGACACATAAACCATCATGCTGTTAAAGAAAAAGTGCTTCGGTTCTGGCCAACTGAATGGCTGGCAAGATATAATCTTACGCCCGCTGAGTCAGACGATGATGAAGAGGATTGGGTGCGATCAATATTTCGTAAACACAGAAAATGTTTCAGCTATCTTCAACATATCGTGGTGAATCAAGCAATAATCGGCGAATCATGGCGTATCGACAGTGTTCTCGATCAAGTTCAGCAGTATCCTGCCAATAAGCGGAAACCACCAGTTGAGATCAATAAAATCAGTAACTTTGATCTTAGTCCAGACCAAGAAAGTTGGCAACGGCTTTTGTCATGCCATCCTCCCACAAGGGCAAGAAAAATTGCCCCAGCCCTTTACGCCAGACTTTATCGGAAACACTCAAATTGGTTACTTGATTTTAATGCATCTCATGCTTATGACCGCTCAAACCTTACATCAAAGTGCAAAGTGAATTGGAGTGAAAGAGATCAAGTATTTTTACAAGCTCTTCATCAAGTGGATGTCTTACTGAAGGACAACACAGATGGGCCTAGACGTTCTAAAGCGTATTTTCAAAAGATGGTTGGGTTTTCCACGACATACGAAAAGAATCTCAACCGTATGCCTCTTTCAAAGGCATTTCTCGATGCTCAAGCCGAAAGCGTTGAAGATTATCAGATTCGAAGACTACGAAATGCATTAGAAGAGTTACGTCAGAGTTATGATTCACCATCAAGGTGGCGCTTACTAAGAATTTCGAAACTGAGCGAAGAGAGAATGAAAAGGGCTACGCTAAAATATATAAATAGTTTGGTACAATGA
- a CDS encoding Tn7-like element transposition protein TnsE, producing MKFKNVQQDSTITSIGSLFRDTTNSNWKINVGLNPQQPTDFFGISQIPALARLRVLNPTAEHNPAGFERKLLVNKFHDWRTDRINSSCIPTIPYQDKKQLCFIFKDDYYEYYLPQLELARVLFYHNAYLTRLSLIHQGLSQDFEVQRFDGTSEATVTILPCCSLPQYVREDHNLRRHLAWILTDDDARRSFESIYKYQLLNGYENDKYRRWNFQFDPPNLENAKLTFRGRYDKNSKKFLITEIHKILNINCNYPRFVEFHDPKFSESESGNGRIASTPLPPDNESLIDDHQEPFSDTSVKRINTPLVSISFTKPIKTTRIAVGKKRSAGCRNVDTTNTTSKAWIEEVSTDEGSILGTLRSADYDGLEDMSDDTHLYVNKFKLFMLMISLLLKMPNCTHVFKKIKKIRKIKRCSKHLLDDGNPRCLAVYFVKKNNLVYALIEVDTSDSKQCLSTLLLKNINSITNWNILIDELELNLLKNSLVWPTSFLNQMFGSNYKRISHPKTSSKKPSLDQDSIHGWAKRLYLEM from the coding sequence ATGAAATTCAAAAATGTACAACAAGACAGTACAATTACAAGCATTGGTTCACTTTTCCGTGATACAACAAACTCAAATTGGAAGATAAATGTTGGCTTAAATCCTCAGCAACCTACTGATTTTTTTGGAATCTCTCAAATTCCAGCACTTGCAAGACTTAGAGTTTTGAATCCGACTGCAGAACACAATCCTGCCGGTTTTGAAAGAAAACTGCTGGTCAATAAATTTCACGATTGGCGAACGGACCGAATCAATTCCAGTTGTATCCCGACAATCCCATATCAAGATAAAAAGCAATTGTGCTTTATTTTTAAAGATGATTATTATGAGTATTATTTGCCACAGCTTGAACTCGCTCGAGTACTATTTTATCATAACGCGTATTTGACAAGACTATCATTAATTCATCAAGGATTAAGTCAAGATTTTGAAGTTCAGCGATTTGATGGTACGAGCGAGGCCACGGTGACTATTTTGCCGTGCTGCTCATTACCACAATACGTCAGAGAAGATCATAATCTCAGACGTCATTTGGCATGGATATTAACAGACGATGATGCACGGCGATCATTCGAAAGTATTTATAAATATCAACTTCTCAACGGTTATGAGAATGATAAATACCGCAGGTGGAATTTTCAGTTCGACCCGCCAAACCTTGAAAATGCTAAGCTTACTTTTCGTGGCCGTTACGATAAAAACTCAAAAAAATTTCTCATTACTGAAATTCACAAAATATTAAATATAAATTGTAATTATCCTAGATTTGTTGAGTTTCATGATCCAAAATTTTCAGAGAGTGAATCTGGAAACGGTCGTATTGCATCTACACCACTGCCACCAGACAATGAATCTCTAATTGATGATCATCAAGAGCCTTTTTCTGATACATCTGTAAAACGTATTAATACTCCTCTTGTATCTATTTCATTTACGAAACCTATTAAAACCACGCGGATTGCTGTCGGAAAAAAGCGGTCCGCTGGCTGTAGAAATGTAGATACCACAAACACCACATCCAAAGCATGGATAGAAGAAGTTAGCACGGATGAAGGGAGTATTCTGGGAACGCTACGCTCGGCTGATTATGACGGGCTGGAAGATATGAGCGACGATACTCACCTATATGTCAATAAATTTAAATTATTTATGTTAATGATTTCCCTGCTGTTAAAGATGCCCAACTGCACACATGTTTTTAAAAAAATTAAGAAAATTCGAAAAATTAAAAGATGCTCTAAACACTTGCTTGACGATGGCAATCCCCGCTGTCTTGCCGTTTATTTCGTAAAGAAAAATAATTTAGTATACGCTCTAATTGAAGTTGACACATCAGATAGTAAACAATGTTTATCAACATTGCTCTTAAAAAATATCAATTCAATTACAAACTGGAACATACTCATTGATGAACTAGAACTTAATTTATTGAAGAACTCTTTAGTATGGCCTACATCATTTCTTAATCAAATGTTTGGAAGTAACTACAAACGCATATCCCATCCTAAGACATCGTCAAAAAAACCTTCATTGGACCAGGATTCTATTCATGGTTGGGCAAAACGTCTATATTTGGAGATGTAA
- a CDS encoding TIGR02391 family protein yields MSAHPPFDPGTVEAIAKVLGEAGSGTDISRYLQTNRLLDDSGVSTKWRRINSIFLKSQVTTKSANQILAFIRSYLVPTRFVGKRDDFEHHRSELNAVLILHGLEYGKDGQFRHTTQARTLDEAEARAQGVRKKLAPRNTHPEVYKYCQPELMQENYFHAVFEACKGLFQRIRDLSGIEADGTNLIDRVFSVEKPSLAFNTLQTETEKSEHKGFAQLLKGCSAAIRNPLAHGPKILWQGETDAADYLTLISMLHRKLDQCVKVPHQEHRHGGGA; encoded by the coding sequence ATGAGTGCACACCCTCCTTTTGATCCGGGTACAGTTGAGGCCATTGCCAAAGTGCTAGGAGAGGCCGGATCAGGAACAGACATCAGTCGTTATCTCCAGACAAACCGTCTACTTGATGACTCTGGCGTATCCACCAAGTGGCGGCGCATTAATTCGATATTTCTGAAAAGCCAGGTAACGACAAAAAGCGCCAATCAGATTCTTGCTTTCATCAGATCCTACCTTGTCCCAACACGCTTCGTTGGAAAACGAGATGATTTCGAACACCATCGCAGCGAACTGAACGCTGTTTTAATTCTGCACGGCCTCGAATACGGCAAGGACGGCCAATTCAGACATACAACTCAAGCCAGAACCCTGGATGAAGCAGAGGCACGAGCACAGGGTGTTCGAAAAAAGTTGGCCCCCCGCAACACTCATCCTGAAGTCTACAAATACTGCCAACCAGAACTTATGCAGGAAAACTACTTCCATGCAGTGTTTGAGGCCTGCAAAGGATTGTTTCAGAGAATCCGTGATCTTTCCGGAATTGAAGCCGATGGTACGAATCTGATTGACAGGGTTTTCTCGGTTGAAAAGCCATCTCTTGCCTTCAACACCCTTCAGACTGAAACCGAAAAGTCGGAACATAAAGGATTTGCACAGCTTCTGAAGGGATGTTCAGCGGCGATTCGTAACCCACTGGCACATGGCCCCAAAATCCTGTGGCAGGGAGAGACCGACGCCGCTGATTACCTCACCCTGATTTCCATGCTGCACAGAAAGCTCGATCAATGCGTCAAAGTTCCGCATCAGGAGCATCGGCATGGGGGTGGCGCATGA
- a CDS encoding ATP-binding protein, which translates to MTLPERMVKAVYQNTGVDRFKGNPFIEALPPILDLQKLKIGLSSNIKFNPTDIYLAGQTRIHVISQLLDGFFQPLSRHVHLESKLSVMIRQGYVGRNLATGLLNSHIQNGYERIQQGDLGVFRFEHIQSTAKSMVFIGCSGSGKTISLNRILGTYPQMIYHENYNFIQVVFLKIDCPHDGSLKSLCHNFFREIDLIMATNYVRRFVQKRHSVETLIALMAQIANTHAIGLLVIDEIQHLNVKNSGGAERMLNFFVTLVNEISVPIVMVGTPKARPIFEMDLRSARRGAGFGAILWEPLSKP; encoded by the coding sequence ATGACGCTACCAGAAAGGATGGTTAAAGCAGTTTATCAAAATACTGGAGTTGATAGGTTTAAAGGAAACCCGTTTATCGAAGCGTTGCCTCCCATTTTAGACCTGCAAAAACTGAAAATAGGATTGTCCAGCAATATAAAATTTAATCCGACAGACATTTACCTCGCCGGACAAACACGAATCCATGTAATATCTCAATTATTGGATGGCTTCTTCCAGCCATTATCTCGTCATGTCCATCTGGAATCCAAACTCTCAGTTATGATACGTCAAGGTTATGTCGGACGGAATCTCGCTACTGGCCTATTGAATTCCCACATTCAGAATGGGTACGAACGTATACAGCAAGGAGATCTCGGAGTTTTTCGGTTTGAACATATTCAGTCCACCGCGAAAAGCATGGTTTTTATTGGTTGTTCTGGATCGGGAAAAACAATTTCCCTGAATCGTATTCTCGGCACATATCCACAAATGATCTATCATGAGAACTATAATTTTATACAAGTTGTTTTTCTCAAGATAGACTGTCCCCATGACGGTTCACTGAAAAGCTTGTGTCATAACTTTTTCAGAGAAATTGATTTGATCATGGCCACAAATTATGTCCGCCGATTTGTACAAAAAAGACACAGTGTTGAAACACTTATCGCATTAATGGCGCAAATTGCAAACACACATGCGATTGGTTTGTTGGTTATTGATGAAATTCAGCATTTAAATGTCAAGAACTCGGGTGGCGCAGAGCGCATGCTCAATTTTTTTGTCACACTGGTGAACGAGATTTCTGTTCCGATTGTGATGGTTGGTACTCCCAAGGCGAGGCCAATTTTCGAAATGGATTTACGATCGGCACGCCGAGGAGCAGGATTTGGAGCAATTTTATGGGAGCCGCTGAGTAAACCTTAA
- a CDS encoding type I restriction-modification system subunit M, protein MTTKHIAQSQLESYLWGAATLLRGYIDAGDYKQFIFPLLFYKRLCDVYDEELADALEESGGDLEYAALPEQHRFQIPEEAHWKTTRTKVANVGTVIQDALREIERGNPDTLYGVFGDAQWTNKDRLPDHMLRELVEHFSTQTLSLANCPEDELGVGYEFLIKKFADDSGHTAAEFYTNRTVVHLMTEMLEPKPGESIYDPTCGSAGMLLSSVAQLKRQNKEWRNLRLFGQERNLLTSAIGRMNLFLHGIEDFRIVRGDTLTNPAFVEGDRLMQFDVVLANPPYSIKQWDRAAWSADPWGRNIYGTPPQGRADYAFWQHIIKSMKAKIGRCAILFPHGVLFRNEESAMREKLVVHDVVECVLGLGPNLFYNSPMEACIVICRMNKPKDRRNKVLFINAVNEVTRERAQSFLTDDHIQRIVSAYRAFGDEDGFARVVANDEIREKGSSLSIPLYVRADNGNGNGNGNGNGNGAAETVNLKHAIANWQKSSLALRESMHGLFEMLGQHTDQFPDVGN, encoded by the coding sequence ATGACGACCAAGCACATCGCCCAATCCCAACTTGAATCCTACCTTTGGGGCGCTGCCACTCTGCTGCGTGGCTACATCGATGCCGGGGATTACAAGCAGTTTATCTTCCCGCTGCTCTTCTACAAGCGCCTTTGCGACGTCTATGATGAAGAACTCGCTGACGCTTTGGAGGAATCCGGCGGTGATCTGGAATATGCCGCTCTGCCCGAGCAGCATCGGTTTCAAATTCCGGAGGAAGCCCACTGGAAGACCACCCGGACGAAGGTCGCAAACGTGGGGACGGTGATTCAAGACGCCCTGCGAGAGATCGAGCGGGGCAATCCGGACACCCTTTACGGCGTCTTCGGCGATGCCCAGTGGACCAACAAGGACCGGCTGCCGGATCACATGCTCCGCGAGCTGGTCGAGCACTTCAGCACCCAGACTCTGTCCCTGGCCAACTGCCCGGAGGATGAACTTGGCGTGGGCTATGAGTTTCTGATCAAGAAATTCGCCGACGACTCCGGTCACACCGCCGCGGAATTCTACACCAACCGCACCGTGGTCCATCTGATGACCGAGATGCTCGAGCCCAAACCAGGCGAGTCGATCTATGACCCCACCTGCGGTTCGGCGGGCATGCTGCTCTCCTCCGTCGCCCAGCTGAAACGGCAAAACAAGGAATGGCGAAATCTGCGTCTCTTCGGCCAGGAACGCAACCTGCTCACTTCAGCCATAGGCCGGATGAACCTGTTCCTGCACGGCATCGAGGACTTCCGCATCGTCCGGGGCGATACCTTGACCAATCCCGCCTTTGTCGAGGGCGACCGGCTGATGCAGTTCGACGTGGTCCTTGCCAATCCGCCGTATTCCATCAAGCAATGGGACCGCGCCGCCTGGTCCGCCGACCCTTGGGGCCGCAACATCTACGGCACCCCGCCTCAGGGCCGGGCCGACTATGCCTTCTGGCAGCACATCATCAAGAGCATGAAGGCCAAGATCGGTCGCTGCGCGATTCTCTTCCCGCACGGCGTCCTCTTTCGTAATGAAGAATCTGCGATGCGCGAAAAGCTGGTCGTTCATGACGTAGTGGAATGCGTGCTCGGCCTCGGTCCGAACCTCTTCTACAACTCGCCCATGGAAGCATGCATCGTCATCTGCCGGATGAACAAGCCCAAGGATCGCAGGAACAAGGTGCTCTTCATCAATGCCGTGAACGAGGTGACCCGCGAGCGGGCACAGAGCTTCCTTACTGACGACCACATTCAACGCATAGTCTCCGCCTACCGGGCCTTCGGCGACGAGGACGGCTTTGCCCGCGTGGTTGCCAATGACGAAATCCGGGAGAAAGGCAGCAGTCTCAGCATCCCGCTCTACGTTCGAGCGGACAACGGGAACGGCAATGGCAATGGCAATGGCAATGGCAATGGGGCAGCCGAAACGGTCAACCTCAAACACGCCATTGCAAACTGGCAGAAAAGCTCGCTGGCTTTGCGGGAGTCGATGCATGGCCTTTTCGAGATGCTTGGGCAACACACGGATCAATTTCCTGACGTCGGGAATTGA
- a CDS encoding type I restriction-modification system subunit M: MSRRNGNNNSVDLDIGTLSGHLWESANILRGPVDAADFKTYIFPLLFFKRISDVYDEEYAVALEESNGDVEFAQFPENHRFQIPENCHWRDIRAKSANIGHALQKAMRCIEQANPDTLHGIFGDAQWTNKDRLSDGLLKDLIEHFSTLNLGNGYCKADVLGQAYEYLIKKFADLTNKKAGEFYTPRSVVALMVRILAPKAGDSIYDPACGTGGMLLEALHYVKDHGGDENLMLGKLYGQEKNLTTSSIARMNLFLHGAEDFHIERGDTLRQPAFYLGDSLATFDCVIANPPFSLEKWGDDVWVNDPYGRNFAGLPPAKSGDFAWVQHMIKSMADKTGRMAVVLPHGVLFRMSKEGIIRRKLLEMDILEAVIGLGQNIFYGTGLAPCVLVFRNTKSKEHRRKVFFIDASKEFKTGRAQNELLPEHVDKILRWYQDYQDVEGACRVVGLDEIRENDFNLNIPRYVEPVIEEENMTVEQAISNLKESLVAAYAAEDRLKSLLNREGLL; encoded by the coding sequence ATGAGCAGGAGGAACGGAAATAACAATTCAGTCGATCTGGATATCGGGACCCTATCCGGACATCTCTGGGAATCCGCCAACATCCTCCGTGGTCCCGTCGACGCTGCCGACTTCAAGACCTACATCTTCCCGCTGCTGTTCTTCAAACGAATTTCCGATGTCTATGACGAAGAATATGCCGTTGCTCTGGAAGAGTCCAACGGTGACGTTGAGTTTGCGCAGTTTCCGGAGAATCATCGCTTCCAGATTCCAGAAAACTGCCACTGGCGGGATATTCGAGCCAAGAGCGCCAATATCGGCCATGCGCTGCAAAAAGCCATGCGGTGCATCGAACAGGCCAATCCGGACACCTTGCACGGCATCTTCGGCGACGCCCAGTGGACCAATAAGGACCGCCTCTCCGACGGATTGCTCAAGGATCTGATCGAGCATTTCTCAACATTGAACTTGGGCAATGGTTACTGCAAAGCTGACGTCCTCGGTCAAGCCTATGAATATCTGATCAAAAAATTCGCCGACCTCACGAACAAAAAGGCCGGGGAGTTCTACACGCCGCGTTCCGTGGTCGCTCTGATGGTTCGCATCCTTGCACCCAAGGCCGGTGACAGCATTTATGATCCGGCCTGCGGGACCGGGGGCATGCTTCTGGAGGCCTTGCACTACGTCAAGGATCATGGAGGCGACGAGAATCTCATGCTGGGCAAGCTCTATGGCCAGGAAAAAAACCTGACCACGTCCTCCATTGCCCGAATGAACCTTTTTCTCCATGGTGCCGAGGATTTTCACATTGAACGCGGCGACACCCTGAGACAGCCTGCCTTTTACCTAGGCGACAGCCTGGCGACGTTTGATTGCGTGATCGCTAATCCCCCCTTCTCCCTGGAAAAGTGGGGTGACGACGTCTGGGTCAACGATCCCTATGGCCGAAACTTCGCCGGCCTTCCTCCTGCCAAATCGGGTGACTTCGCCTGGGTGCAGCACATGATCAAGTCCATGGCCGACAAAACCGGTCGCATGGCCGTGGTGCTTCCCCATGGCGTGCTGTTCCGGATGTCCAAGGAAGGCATAATCAGACGCAAGTTGCTGGAAATGGACATCCTGGAAGCAGTGATCGGACTTGGCCAGAACATCTTTTACGGCACCGGCCTTGCGCCGTGCGTATTGGTTTTTCGGAACACCAAGTCCAAGGAACATCGACGGAAGGTGTTTTTCATCGATGCCTCGAAAGAGTTCAAGACCGGTCGTGCGCAGAACGAACTTCTGCCCGAACACGTGGACAAGATTCTGAGGTGGTATCAGGATTACCAGGATGTCGAGGGCGCATGTCGAGTGGTCGGCCTGGATGAAATCCGGGAAAACGATTTCAATCTGAACATCCCGCGCTATGTGGAACCGGTCATCGAGGAAGAAAACATGACCGTCGAACAGGCTATTTCCAACCTCAAGGAATCATTGGTGGCGGCGTATGCGGCCGAAGATAGACTGAAGTCCCTACTCAATAGGGAAGGTTTGTTATGA